TGTAGCAAGCCTTTAACTTGTGATTCCAATTCGCATTGATCTTGCCTCATAAAACTCTCCAGACTAGTTAGTGTAATAAAAAAGGCATGTACCTATGTGAGTACATGCCATGCTATAACACTTTCGCCAGAAACTTCTTGCGTATACACATGTATACGCACAAAAGTGCATATTTTTTTATATTATTTCTGATAATCTCTCTTTTGTGAGATGCTCCAAGCCGTTTTTCATCGACGTGAGATATATTTCTACAGAAAGTTCGCTATGTCCGCATTGCTTACAAACCCGCCGACGGACAATGTACGTATCATCAGATATATTTGAACGCGGAATATGCGTTTTTCCGCCACACACAGGACACAACATTCTACTCCCCTTCTCTGCCTGCTACGGCTTGTTCAGGCATAAAAGCCACTCTCAACAAATTTTGAATGCCAACCATAGTCACCATTGCCCACAGGCGATAATCACACAAAGCCAAAAGACTGCTCTTACTCCTGCGGACTGCCTCCCGCATGGCAAGCTGAACAAAATCAAGCAACAGAACCAATTCTTCAATCATATAACTGGTACGTTTCAACCTACGCCCCCGCAGCATCGTGTTTCGCCGCATCATTTGCCAGCATAGTAATCAGACTCAGCTGTTCTTCCCTCCTGACTGTCAGCGCGTTTTGCGCTTTCCCAGCATTGCCGATTAATGCAACCTGCTCATAATTCGGTGTACAATTCGCTTCATTTGCAATGGCTGCCCGCCCTGCCAATTCGCCAAAATACCGCACATCTTGCCGGGAAAAACTTACGTACAGCTTACAAAAATCTTTACGAAACCACTTTTCGCTATCTGCCCGCATTTCGCTGCACAACTTCACCCATCCGCCAAAACCGTGCTCTATCACTGCAGCGGTAACTGGATTATCGAACACAACGGATTTATATGCCCCGACACGCTTAACAGCCTCAAGTACCTTACTGGCTTCCACCTCGGCCACATCTTCAGGATTCCCCTGAATAAACTCGATGATCTCCGCCGGTCTTGGAAAAAACTTGGAGGCAGTTACAGCCTTGACCATTGCGCGCAACACGTCCTCAATTTCAAATTGTTGCAGTGCAAAAAAATAGAGTTTAGCCATCGCTTCCGTTGCCTGCCGGTTATGCAATTCACACAAGCCAGCAAGCCCCTGAAGGAATCGCTCACGCTGTTGCTTGTTGTTCCAATCCATGCCGCTACTCCTGCATCAAGCTTTCGAACACGTCATTGTTGCGCTGGCTGACGGAAGCACCACCCCGTAGCGACGCGGTTTTGCCCTTCTTCGGCAAATACGTTCCCTCTTCAATCTTCACCATGTTGGCTGTCTTCAATATCCAGTCAAAGCTTGCTGTCCAGCCACGATCATTATCGCCAGCAAGGAACGTACTCCGGCAAACCAGCCTGAAATACCCCTCCCACCACTCGAGGAACTGTTTGCCATTGCCGCTCTTCCACACCGCGCGCACACGGGCCTTGCGCTGCGTTGTCATATCCCGACACTGCGGCAATCTTGTACAGATACGGTTGTACGCTTCTTTAATTTTCTCGTACGGACAATTCGGAATGGCCGGCTCTTCTTGGGAATCCTCCCCTACAGTTTTTGCAGTTTCAATAACTCCAGCAGATTCAGCCAAGCCAGAAGTGACATCCGGAGAATCATCGACACACTTATCTTCTCCTGTTCTCTGTTCTCTGCTTTCTGTTCTCTGATTAGGGAAAGCATGCGCCAATTCTTCAGCAAAGGTTTTACTGAAGGCTTCCCGAAAGCCTTGGGAAAGTCCGTCCACCAAGAATTTTACACCGACAAGAATGTCTGTACGTAGCGCGCTTTCCGGCAATTCCCTGAAACCGTAGTGCCAGCTTTTAACCACATTAGGACTCTCCGGCAGGTTGTACCGTAAGAAATTAGGGAACCAGATAAGGAGCTTTCCATCGTGCGTAATAATCCCTTGCGTTAAGACTTCCTGGAAACCTTTCGTGAAGGCTTCCAACTCCATACCCAGCTCACAAGCAAGACCGGGGACATTCGCCCGTAAGGCACCAAGTTGCGTTAAATCCGGATGCGTCAGCATGAAGAACACAATCAGCTTGGCATCATTAGAAAGGGCCATAAACTTAGCATCGTTCCAAATACACACGGAGATCTTGCGATAACGCCGCTTACTCATGAATTTACTCACTTATTTTGTTGCGTTGCGAATAAAGTTATTGCGTACAGCAAAGCGTTGCGGAATACCGTACCTCCCCGATTACAATTTTACGAATAACGCCCAGTCCTGTTGCGCTGGGCGTTATTCGTGTCCGCCCCCCCCAACCAGTGGGTTCCCCATCATCTTTCCATTCTTATGCAACGACGTTTGCCATACCGGACGAGATACCACGCGGTTACAGAAATGCGCAACTAAAAGTTGACACAAGGTTACAAAGTGACACATAGTACAATTCTTATGGTTAAATACGATCCTGAAAATGCCCAAGCATGGGCAATTATTATGAATAGAATCCGTCAAGAGTATGCCGAGGGCAATACTCAACTTTCAATCGCCCAAAAACTTGGCGTTACAAAAGTTGCAGTAAGCCGATGGCTTAGTGAAGATCGTGGAGGCGAACGGACGACGTTCGGAGATATGCTGCGATATGCAAAAGCGCTGGGTATTCCATACAATGAGCTTATTGATATGCCCTGCCAAGCTAATCAGCTTGAAACAACAAACTTTGACAAAGCATTAGCGACAATTCTTACGCAGGCTGTAGCTGATGCAGACCTGACAGCAGCAGAGCTTGCCCGACAGACAGGTTTACCGGAATCACAACTTACCGACATTTTGACTGGTAATATACCAGCTACCGGCGCAGCTCTTCATAAAATCTGCACAGTTGTCGAGGTAGGCGCATCAATTTTATTAAGGAAAGCTGACAAGCTTATGCAAAAAGGCTTGAAATAACTTTGCTGAAAGAACAGTGTTTCACCCCTGTTTTACAGGCATACCTGCCTGTTGATAAAGAAAAAAGAAACGCGCCACCCAATTGACCAGCTTAATGAACTATTCCAGTTTGCTGATCAATTAAAAGAGCGCGCACTTGCTTACGACGAGTAGCATTTAGTCCTGTCATTCAGCCCCGCTTCGGCGGGGTTTTCTTTTTTCCTTTCTGAAATTGTCGCATTTCTTGCGACATTATTTTTTACAACAAAAGTTACCGTGCGACAACACAATATTGCCCCCAGAAGATAACGCACGTTAACTATCTTGCATCAAGCAAGAAAAACAAGTACAACGCGCACAATACCCTATTTTATCAGTCTATTCTCGCATGAAGGAAAACCCCAGACAATCCCCCTCCTTTAAGTCAGTCCCTTCTACGACGTAGTAACGTTCCATTATGCTTAGCAATAGACACTATATTACGACGCAAATATATAACACTCTATACAACTACAAAATATAACGCCCTAATCGGAGCGGCACCTCTCCCATTCCCTATGTCAGGGCAGCAGTCACGGTTGGAAAAATAAAAAAGTTCTCATCGAGTTGATGAGAACTTTTTTATTGGTATGTTTTGATAATACATTTTCATTGATGCCACTGCATAATAAATCTACTATTAAAAAAACCAGTTCGGGAGGCAGACATGAAAAAATACGTTCAAGTTTCTGACGATATGTGCATTGATAAAACCGATGAAGAATATCCCACAAAGGTCATCTGCGAAGCCTGCTTTGACGTTATTATGAGTAACCCGGAGCAAGAACTCATCGTTGCCGACGCAACAGGTAAACCCGCCCCTGATGCCGAATGTGAATTCAAACTGGCTTACAACTGTGAATCGCTGTAAAAACATTGCCATATAATTAAGTAAAGCAACGAGAATGTATCTCGTTGCTTTTTTTTATGCTCCGTTCACCTGTTTCCCGTATCTTTAAACAAAGGATGCACTCAGGGGGCTACAACGTGACAGTCTTTGTCTTCAAAAAGCAGCTTGGAAGGGGAAAAGTGCAACTATGCAAAGACGTATAGCCTCCGCACGGCTACTACAGGAAACTAAAAAACTTCTTGGAATGTGAACGGCATTGCAGAGGCTAGATCGTGTCGTTATGGCACTTCAAACAACCGGTAAAATCAGGATGAGGAGTCTCCGGCGCTCCAGATTTTACTGCGTTTTGAGGTGCATGACACATGAGGCAGTCTTTGTCTGTCCTAGCGCCTGCGTGGATATCCGGATATGTCTGAATGGATTTACCATGGTAGCCCATATAGGCACAGCCAGAAAGCAGGCAGACCATTACTACAAAAGCTGACATAAACGATCTATTCATAAAAACTCCTGATCAGATTACTTGAGATCTTTCCAACGAGGCCGGAGGAAAAAACTGTTGCCAGTTAGGAAAACTTACATCAAAGCTGCTAGGTAGCTGCGACCAGCTTTCCATCGTGCAACTGAAAAATGTTGTCTGCAATGTTGATAATCTCCATGTCATGTGTGGAGAAAATCGTTGTACATTTCTGCTCATAGCTTAACGAACTGATGAGGTTTACCACCTCTCTGCCAGTTACAGAATCCAGGCTTGCAGTGGGTTCATCTGCAAGAAGAAGCTTCGGTTTATGTGCCAGAGCCCTTGCAATGGAAGCCCGTTGCAGCTCCCCGCCGGAAAGTTCATGAGGCATCGCATTCTTAGCGTCTGATAATCCCACCTGTTCCAGTAATTCATCAATGCGGGATGCGCTTTCTTTTTTCCCGACCCTATTCAATTTAAGGGGAAATGCGATATTTTCCGCTACAGTAAGATAGGCCAACAGATTTCCTTTCTGGAAAACTACTCCCAAGTCTTTCCGCATGAAGCGGGAACGTTCTACAGCACTCATGGCGGTGATTTGATGAGAAAAACATACAACACTCCCTGAATCTGGAGTTTCAATCCCTCCGATACAGTGAAGGAGCGTTGTTTTTCCAGAGCCGGAACATCCTGTAAGAGCTGCAATTTTTCCTGCTTCCAAGCTGAAGGATATCCCGCGGAGAACCTGCTGTACTCCCCGTGATGATGTAAATGTCTTGTGGATGTCTACAATTTCAATTTGCATAGGAACCATACTTATAATTTCCGCAAAATTTCAGCGGGATCTTGTCTGACAACAATAAGAGCAGGCCATAACCCAGCAGCTATGCTGAATGAAATCGCCATGATTGGCGGGTAAATTAGCGAACTAAGTGTAAGCCTTGGATAGATCATTCCAGATGTTAAGAAATACTGGTTATGGGAAGTGAGCTGAGAAAGGTCGATACCGATATCGGCAAAGACAATAACTGCTATTGAGCCGGCCAGAACCCCAAGAGCACATGAAACTACATTGATCATAATAATCTTGATCGAAATAAAGTTAATAAGCTCCCAATGGGTGACTCCCATAGATTTCATAATCCCGAATTCGCGGATGTTTCGTAAAATGAAAATGACGAACGCGCAGGATACACCAATGGAGACAATGGCAAGTACGATAGCGTTAACAAGATCCATGCAGACACTATTGAGTTCAACAAGCTGCTGAAGGTCTGGCATGAGCTCTCCCCAAGTGAGAACTGTTGCTTTATTCGGAACAATTTTTCGTATGGTGTTTGCAATTGGTTCCGCTTGCCGGCCTTGTTGCAGAAAAACTGCCCCCTGATAGTTATCAGGGAGTTGCGATAGGTCTTTTTTGTTGCAGAATGCAAGCGTGTTATCAAACTGGCTGAGTCCAGTCTTAAAAATTCCGATAACGGTGTAGCTTGTTGCGTTACTTTGCGTGTTTGTTCTGAAAGACAACGTGTCTCCTACAGAAACA
This sequence is a window from Halodesulfovibrio aestuarii DSM 17919 = ATCC 29578. Protein-coding genes within it:
- a CDS encoding DUF6475 domain-containing protein encodes the protein MDWNNKQQRERFLQGLAGLCELHNRQATEAMAKLYFFALQQFEIEDVLRAMVKAVTASKFFPRPAEIIEFIQGNPEDVAEVEASKVLEAVKRVGAYKSVVFDNPVTAAVIEHGFGGWVKLCSEMRADSEKWFRKDFCKLYVSFSRQDVRYFGELAGRAAIANEANCTPNYEQVALIGNAGKAQNALTVRREEQLSLITMLANDAAKHDAAGA
- a CDS encoding helix-turn-helix domain-containing protein: MTHSTILMVKYDPENAQAWAIIMNRIRQEYAEGNTQLSIAQKLGVTKVAVSRWLSEDRGGERTTFGDMLRYAKALGIPYNELIDMPCQANQLETTNFDKALATILTQAVADADLTAAELARQTGLPESQLTDILTGNIPATGAALHKICTVVEVGASILLRKADKLMQKGLK
- a CDS encoding ABC transporter ATP-binding protein, producing the protein MVPMQIEIVDIHKTFTSSRGVQQVLRGISFSLEAGKIAALTGCSGSGKTTLLHCIGGIETPDSGSVVCFSHQITAMSAVERSRFMRKDLGVVFQKGNLLAYLTVAENIAFPLKLNRVGKKESASRIDELLEQVGLSDAKNAMPHELSGGELQRASIARALAHKPKLLLADEPTASLDSVTGREVVNLISSLSYEQKCTTIFSTHDMEIINIADNIFQLHDGKLVAAT
- a CDS encoding ABC transporter permease, with translation MQRITTFLYWVRVAALFLIRSWRSSLVIGVMLTTAIMTLVFLSALAMGVSDTMIENSTSLYFGQIALQDVPENVSTNELKVDGVRTILKRYSVTGLVEVNKNVAGLQLIGVSPEEELKNTALWKKTIAGTPFDSQKKGVFIGSGIADKLLVSVGDTLSFRTNTQSNATSYTVIGIFKTGLSQFDNTLAFCNKKDLSQLPDNYQGAVFLQQGRQAEPIANTIRKIVPNKATVLTWGELMPDLQQLVELNSVCMDLVNAIVLAIVSIGVSCAFVIFILRNIREFGIMKSMGVTHWELINFISIKIIMINVVSCALGVLAGSIAVIVFADIGIDLSQLTSHNQYFLTSGMIYPRLTLSSLIYPPIMAISFSIAAGLWPALIVVRQDPAEILRKL